The stretch of DNA TTTCAGATTGACGAGGTAAATATACACAAGAGGCTCAGATGAAAGAATATTTGACTGTCTGTCTTCACTTTGCAGGTACTGAATCTCAGGATCTACGGACACAGTTGGACCCGGTATACAAAATGACACCAGAAAAGTCAAAGCCGACCAATCCGTGCGCAGACCTTTATGCCATTTGTCCCAAAACTTGGCCTGTAGTTGCTGTTTGACAGCTGGAGTTTTGCTGCTGACAATCTTTTCTAGCAGCACAAATAAGTCTTAATAGATCTTTCACTCCTTTGCATGGATGACCAAATGCCGTCACCATCGGACATTCAAACCGAGGATTTAGACCCTCTATCTTGTTTGCACAGACCCAAGGAAGACAAGCTGTCTGCATATAAGAAAGGAGTAGAGGCTGTGTCAGATCTCTCAGACACCAAAGACAAATCCACTGAGCCTTTATCAAACATTGCCAAAAGCCTCTCTCAAGAGAAAAGCACAGGCTCATCCAGTTATAACATGTCAGAGTGTTCACCACTTTGCACCGAGCCTGCAAACCATGATGATTTTAGGGTTTGTAGCTATGTTGGCTTTTCCGAACCTGTATTACCTCTTTTACCGCACTTCTCTCATGACTTTGTTAAACAAGAACCATCCCTCTCCTTTTCACTCATTCAACACAATAGTACACCTAAACCTCTCGGGGTGTCATCATCTACTTCTGAGGGTTTAACGGAGCCATCTCTCACTGAGACTCTCTCCAACTCAGAACACAGTCGAGCTGTTTTCCTAATAAGGTCAGAATCACATCAGTCGGATAGTTTAGAGAGTGATACAGCTATAGCTCCTGTGTCAGacctttatatttttgaaagtgaCACACAAGACTTCATCTTGAGCCCTAATCCCCAGGAGATTCAATGTCCTGAATACCACACATTATCACAAACTGACTACGATGCACGTGTCCTGATTGGTGATTCAGACCATGTGGTGACACAATGCCATCGTGGTTCTAGTGAGGAACAAGGTATGGTGGACTATGAGTCAGACGTGAGCCAACATGCAAAGCTCAGACCACCTGCCGTGGATGCCTGTGAGGCAGGCTTGATGTTGGTAAATGACGATAGTCGAGGGAAAGGAGAGGTCACTGATTTAACCCCCCAACCACAGCGAAGCGACAGCCCTATCGAGCTGTGGCTGGACGCATGCCAGTATCTAGCCGGTGAGGATACAGAAGATAGGGATGTTTTAGACAAGACGGGACATTCTTTGATGCAAGGAGGGCTCACTGGTGACTTGTCTTTTCCCCCAGGAGAGTCAGGTTACAACCCTGATGGTAGCGACGGGATTGGCTGGTCCAGCGATGACACCAAAGGTTGGGGTCCACCTGTTGAGAGGTGGTCATCAGTGGACAGCTGGGCAAGTGCACTCTCAGACTGGGCTGGGATCATCGCGGCTCCACCAGAGGACTTCACAGCTGCCTTCACAGAGATAGGGGCTGAGATAGACGCTCTGACACAGGCATTAGCAGAGGTAAATACACATATAGAAATCGAGACATCTAAAGAAGGAAAGGGTGAGGAGCCAGCAGCGCAGGCACAAACACAGCCACCCATGGGTGTCCAGGAACAGCCTATAGAGGCACAAAACATCTCAGTAAGCTCTGTCCTCTCCGGGCAGAGCTGCCTCGAGGGCTCCCAGAGCCTTGAATCCTTGTGTGATTCGACAGCTACCACACAAGGAGAAAATGTGCTAGAAGAAATCCAGAGCAGCCAGGCTGAGCACACTCCATACCCAACACATCAGCACTCATCCATGGGATCATCCGGTGGTACGGTGGTCTCTCCTGGAAGATACGGTGTAGATGGGAAACCTGGAtctacttcttcttctgaaCTGGACCTTTCTCATTTTGGAGGATTTGTCGAGTCAGATAATTTCATGAGCAATGAAGAAGATCCAATCATACTGACTATAATAGAGGATACAGATTTGGAGGGACAAAATACACTTGGTGAGCTACTAATTGAAGAGGTAAGATgacttatttatatatttaaatttgaaacATGGAAATGTGTGCTCTGCTTCAAGTGAAACGCATGACATATGAGTGCATGTCACAAAACTAAACTTGGGGAtggtatttttttgttgtgttgggtCAGACACATActcttcacacacactctcaaacacacatcACTTTCTCTAAAGTCTGTGACAGACAGAGCAAAAGAGCAGCAGAAAGATTCACACTTCACAAGAGAGAGAATAATAGCGATCACCTTCACATCAGTTGTACTGGCCAACAGATAAATCAGTCATGAGCTTGGAAACATTCCCACTCTTGCCCTTGACAGTGTTGTGATGCCTACAGTATTGATAGCCAGTCAGGAGGTACATAGAGAGTAAAATCCGCGTATGAGACTCACGAGTATTGTCGCCTTGCTTTGGGTTGGAGCCACCTATTTTGCACCCATGAAGGACTCTCACCAAGGCTTGATTCTGTATTATTGTCCTCTGGCTCCAATTTTAAAGACTGACAGCTGTTTGTGCTAAAGGAAACAGAGAGTGCACGAGAGGAAAACTTCAGATGGACAGAAATGGCATCTAATAATAGCGGAGAGTTCAATGATAATAGCATGCATCTATGGCGTGTCAGGGTGGAGGGGTGAGTGGAGATCACAGCTGAGGACTGGAACATGACCCtcccttactctctctctctctctctctctctctctctctctctctttacatACATACCCTTTAACACACCCCACCTCATCTCCTTTAAAAACCCAGGATCAGGACAACAACAGGTCCATGGGCCTAGGAGACTGCTTTTGATTGGCTTAGGTGCTCAAGGCATAGCTGGAGCTACTGTCTATAACACCAACAGTGTGGTCTCAGTTGCATGCAGGACACATGGACTGTGGGATTGGATACAGAAGCATGGTGTTTCATAAACGTCTGCTTTGTTGCTCTATAGAAAGGTATGTGTTGAATGGATCTGAATGTTAcggcatgtttttgttttttctgctggATCTGCCTTTAAAATAATTACCTGTTTAGTGTTATTGATGCCAGTACTTCAACACTATTAttagattcaagattcaaaatcCTTCAATAATCCCACAATGGAAATGCACACTGTTGCAGCAGCATGGGATAAGAGGAAAAGTAGAAGCTACAGATTAACacacaataataattataaatatagtATTATATGTGTATACTATCATATGACAGTCTTAGTGGATTTAGACATTCTTTTACTTAAACGCATGACAACAATTAATCTCAATCTCAATTAATATTACTATCtcattttaattaatatttgTCTACTTTCCTTATCAGCCCTTTGGAGATGAAGTGTGTGAAGTGACAGATGAACACAGTGTCTCCCGACCAGATTTAGTGGCCAAGCAAGAAGCTAAAAGGAGGTGTGGGCCAGCTGGGGTTGATCGTAAAGGAACTGAACCTCCAACAGATCTTCTTTTTCTTGCCAAACACACTCTGACAAACTCACAGGTTCCAGGTGTGCACACACAACCAGGCCTCCACACACACGTGTTGTCTGACACTTTACCGGACCTTGACGGAGCATGTCAGGTGGAGCCAGAGTGGGGAGGTCTTAAATTTATTATGCCCTTAGCTCCTCTTGGTATCGACTCCTCCCTCTTCTGTCGGGCAAGCTGTTTGGAAGGAGATCAAACATGTTCCAAAAGGTCTCTCAATGACGACCGAAACCTTTGTTCTGATCACGTACAACCTTGTGTTCCCTGGCCAACCTCGGATGGGATTACTGAGAAAACATCTCTGGAAGTTGATGAGGATTTGATtcataaaaagggaaatacaaCAGAGTCTGCTGGGAAATCTTCACCCAAGGCACAACTGGACTTTGTCCCTGCAAGGAAAACAATAGTTGAGGAGATTCATGACCTCAGTGGAGCACTATCAAACTCGGCTGATGTCCCTGCAGATCATTGCATCATCTCAGAGAGGAACCGCATTGCATTCATAACTTTAGATCTAAATGACCCATTTGTATCCAGGGCTCCAAAACCCATTGCAAAAGCGGTACAATCTGAGTTGAATCTAAAAACAGCTGAAAAGATGCCACACAAAACCCATAAGTCCACCTCAGAGAACAAAACACGCtccaaaaaggacaaaacagcTGGTCATCATTATGGTGCACATGTTTCCAAGAAACAGGAGAATTTATCTCCCCATGTTTCAGCCCAGCAAGTCTGCAAACAACAAGAAACCCATCCTCATATTGGGGAGAATCACACCAGTGAGAACACTCCAGTCAGGCTTGAGGAAAATGAGGCTAAATTGGTGATTGAGACTGGTGTGGCAACTGAGAAGGCACCAAACAAGCCACACggcaagaagaaaaagaaacatgctCCGAATGCAACAGGAGTGAAAAGTGTGGTTGAGCCACTGGTTGAAGTGGAGAATGGAGCAAAGCCAAACACTGCAAAAGGAAGGATTGATATGTTTGAGGCCAAGCTGGGTGCTGGGAAGACTCACAAGGACAGTGATCAGTCAGTTGAGAAAAAGTCCCAGCAACCAGAGGCCAAAGCTAAAGCTTCCCGAGCAGAACAACCTCAGCATCAAAAAGATCATAAAGACCACCAGCTGAAGAACTTCACCAGTCCTATGAACGACGATGTTATCAAAAGACGACGGCTGTCAGAGGATAAGTTTGGAAAGATTGTCAGTGTTTTGGAGGCTAAACTTCCGAAGCCAGAAACTTCCATTCAGACAAAGGGAGAGGAGCCCAAAGTAGATACCGGGGCAACTCGCAAAAAGGCGTACAGTGAAGTGGTCAAACAGAAAATCCCACCTAAGGAAGGTAAGAGATGGACCATTTTTATGCTAAACACTCTTCTATGAAACATTATAAACACAAGTTCTCCTGCATGATGGTATGTGAACATCACATAATAAAAGCATTTGACAATGTCTCCAGTCCCCAAGGTAGTGCAGCCTATCCAGGCTGTGTCAGTGAGCGGGGACCCCCAGAGTCTGGGCCTGTGGTGTCAGTTTACTCCTGTCTATTCCCACCACACTGTCACCTGGAGCAGAGGGGACACTGTCCTGTCTGAGAGCAAGATAAGGTATTTCATTTTACATGATTtaggtgggggggggcacacaAAACAAGAGGTGTGGGGGTCATCTGccagaaaaatatttttaatttgaatcccatttcctgattttcaaaatacattcaTAGGGTCTATGGTGGTACAGTATCCAGGAAATAATTAAGTTGACCACAATGAAATTGTGCCAATAGTGGCCAGTCCCTGAGACATATATGTAATAGATTATATAGTGACAGTATActtattttagtcaaaataatgcTACAGCATGGTTCATTATTTTCTCTGTGACGTAGCCCCACAGTCCCTTTGAATTGAACTGGAAattcaaaatgtactgtatataagttAAATGTCACAGGAAATTAAAATTTCAAATTCACTGCCAGAgggttgttgttgatgttgtgtaGAGATTAGTGGCTTTGTCTGGTGCATTTTGTGACACTGTGCCTTTCTCTGAAGTGCAGGGGACGAGAGCAGAGTGTCACTGACCATCTCCAACGTTTCTCACAACGACTTGGGCATGTACCAGTGTCGGCTCACTAGTTCACATGGATCAGTCACCCTGGACTATCTGCTCACATATGAAGGTATACATCATGATTTAACTATAACAACTATCAGGACACAAATGCGGTTCAAATGTGCATCcaacacattttacaacaaagaatgcatttcttattttttacaattttacagTGCTTAGTGAGATTGTCATCCCTCCATCTCCAAAGACCATCTCATGTGAGTTATGATCCTAGAATCCTTATTAGTGTACACACTTAAGctataaaatgttttgacagttaagaaatctcttttttttctagctGCCCCTGTAGAGGTTGGTAGTGAAGAAGAGGATGTCCACTGTTGCGGGCTGATTTTCAAAGAGGATTTTCTATCTGATCAACACTTTGGAGAGAACCAACATGCCAGCATCCTCACTGAAAAGATCCACTTTGGGGAGGGGATGCACCGGCGGGCTTTCCGGACCAAGCTGCAGGCCGGTCAGATACCTCTGTTACTACCTGGACACTCCTGTGTGCTCAAAGTACACAATGCTATCAGCTATGGGACCAAGAACAATGACGAGCTCGTTCAGAAAAACTTTTCCTTGGCTGTAGAGGTAGGAACACCGTGGGACTCTCCAAAAGTGCTTCATAGATCAAAGTGTAATTGCATTATGTGCATAAACGTCCTCTTTGGGAACCAATCTCCTTACATGCCACTTAATACTTTTTATGCCACAGAATTATGGAAATGGGAtgaaataattaatatataatgGTGACATAATCACAATATTGCTACCACATTCATTTAATGATGCTTTGGACAATGCCTTTTTTCTTTAGGGAAAGAAGTTTTGTGACAAAATATTATAGATTTTGTTGAGAAATGCCACATACAGTAAAATGCTAAGGAGGTTTCACAAAATACACTTTCTTTGTACTAAGAGTTACATGTTTTTGGCTTAACCTTTTCATGCAATGTCATacaattttgattaaaaaggTCAAATTTATATGAAGCtacattatagacataatatgCAACATGTGACACTTGGGGCCATCAGGTTGTCATCCCATTCTGagtttaaatacaataaaacagcttttttcttttatcaaatATTTTATAGAGTCATAGAGTCTTCTACTTATGATCATGTGTCCACAGATCTTTAAACATAGAAAGTATTGTAATTGACTTATTCCTCTGTAGGAGTGCCATGTCCAGAACACAGCAAGAGAGTACATCAAGGCGTACAACACTGCTGCACAGTCTGTGGAAGCCTTCGGAGAGATCCCCGAGTGAGTGACACGAGCTCTAAACTTCATGCACAGCCTAAATCtctgcctttattttaaaaggatTTAATATACTCATAGCTCAAGCCATTTTGATTTATGCTTCCACCAGGATCATTCCCATCTACCTGGTTCACCGTCCATCCAACAACATCCCGTACGCTACGCTGGAGGAGGAGCTGATTGGTGACTTTGTCAAATATTCGGTCAAGGACGGCAAAGAGATCAACCTGAAGAGACGCGACTCAGAGGCAGGACAGAAATGTTGTGCTTTCCAGCACTGGGTGTATCACAAGACTGAGGGCAACCTGCTGGTTACTGACATGCAAGGTCACGTagatattttgaaatgtgtataagttcaaagtgtttttttttcccctgcaaaTCATCATGTGCTTTAAATTACACTTAAACTAAACATCagtcttcttttgtgttttcaggAGTGGGAATGAGGCTCACTGATGTGGGAATAGCCACCTCTAAGAAAGGGTGAGTATTTATTTTGAGACCAAGAATAGTTGCAAATTGTTGACATATGCAAATTGATAGAtcaattatttctttctttttagatatAAGGGCTTCAAAGGAAACTGTGCCACCTCCTTCATCGAACAGTTCAAGGCTTTGCACCAGTGCAACAAATACTGTGAGATCCTGGGCCTCAAATCCATGCAGCCCAAACCTAAAAAGCATGCATCTGCTCCGAAACCCAGACCCCAGCAACCTTCTGCTGCACCCAAGAAGAAAATATTTGGGCCAACAGTGAAGGGCAAGTCATAATAGGAGGAGAATCTTGGACTACGGGTGTCATTTGTATTGAAATGGTGAgggttttaaataatttgctTGACTCATGCTGGACCCCATCATGCAGAGTTTGGCCTGTCAAGGAGGAATCAGAAAGGTGTCCAGAGTGTTGCGCTGCAGAAGACCAGATGATGGAGAGGACAGATGTGTTTGACTCTGAAGAGAGCAATTTTTACACAAGTTTTTGCTTCATCTTGTGTTGAACATTTGAgagatatatattttattttaatgagatCCTTTCTGTACGAGAGTGTATTTATGATTTCGGGGAGGGCACTTTATTTTTACTTGTGGGAAACTGTAAAttatggtctggctacaccacccTATTCTATTaggggtcggggggggggggggggggcggggggggggggggagatctgGCGTGTTTGTAACTTGCTACTTACTGTTTG from Etheostoma spectabile isolate EspeVRDwgs_2016 chromosome 16, UIUC_Espe_1.0, whole genome shotgun sequence encodes:
- the alpk2 gene encoding alpha-protein kinase 2, which codes for MDDQMPSPSDIQTEDLDPLSCLHRPKEDKLSAYKKGVEAVSDLSDTKDKSTEPLSNIAKSLSQEKSTGSSSYNMSECSPLCTEPANHDDFRVCSYVGFSEPVLPLLPHFSHDFVKQEPSLSFSLIQHNSTPKPLGVSSSTSEGLTEPSLTETLSNSEHSRAVFLIRSESHQSDSLESDTAIAPVSDLYIFESDTQDFILSPNPQEIQCPEYHTLSQTDYDARVLIGDSDHVVTQCHRGSSEEQGMVDYESDVSQHAKLRPPAVDACEAGLMLVNDDSRGKGEVTDLTPQPQRSDSPIELWLDACQYLAGESGYNPDGSDGIGWSSDDTKGWGPPVERWSSVDSWASALSDWAGIIAAPPEDFTAAFTEIGAEIDALTQALAEVNTHIEIETSKEGKGEEPAAQAQTQPPMGVQEQPIEAQNISVSSVLSGQSCLEGSQSLESLCDSTATTQGENVLEEIQSSQAEHTPYPTHQHSSMGSSGGTVVSPGRYGVDGKPGSTSSSELDLSHFGGFVESDNFMSNEEDPIILTIIEDTDLEGQNTLGELLIEEPFGDEVCEVTDEHSVSRPDLVAKQEAKRRCGPAGVDRKGTEPPTDLLFLAKHTLTNSQVPGVHTQPGLHTHVLSDTLPDLDGACQVEPEWGGLKFIMPLAPLGIDSSLFCRASCLEGDQTCSKRSLNDDRNLCSDHVQPCVPWPTSDGITEKTSLEVDEDLIHKKGNTTESAGKSSPKAQLDFVPARKTIVEEIHDLSGALSNSADVPADHCIISERNRIAFITLDLNDPFVSRAPKPIAKAVQSELNLKTAEKMPHKTHKSTSENKTRSKKDKTAGHHYGAHVSKKQENLSPHVSAQQVCKQQETHPHIGENHTSENTPVRLEENEAKLVIETGVATEKAPNKPHGKKKKKHAPNATGVKSVVEPLVEVENGAKPNTAKGRIDMFEAKLGAGKTHKDSDQSVEKKSQQPEAKAKASRAEQPQHQKDHKDHQLKNFTSPMNDDVIKRRRLSEDKFGKIVSVLEAKLPKPETSIQTKGEEPKVDTGATRKKAYSEVVKQKIPPKEVPKVVQPIQAVSVSGDPQSLGLWCQFTPVYSHHTVTWSRGDTVLSESKISAGDESRVSLTISNVSHNDLGMYQCRLTSSHGSVTLDYLLTYEVLSEIVIPPSPKTISSAPVEVGSEEEDVHCCGLIFKEDFLSDQHFGENQHASILTEKIHFGEGMHRRAFRTKLQAGQIPLLLPGHSCVLKVHNAISYGTKNNDELVQKNFSLAVEECHVQNTAREYIKAYNTAAQSVEAFGEIPEIIPIYLVHRPSNNIPYATLEEELIGDFVKYSVKDGKEINLKRRDSEAGQKCCAFQHWVYHKTEGNLLVTDMQGVGMRLTDVGIATSKKGYKGFKGNCATSFIEQFKALHQCNKYCEILGLKSMQPKPKKHASAPKPRPQQPSAAPKKKIFGPTVKGKS